One segment of Streptosporangium brasiliense DNA contains the following:
- a CDS encoding universal stress protein has protein sequence MTAHVVVGVDGSPSSQAAVEWATDDAVRRGCALRIVQVCEPWIYDIPLQTPPGFRDSVTESCQGVLENAARLARERAPGIEGDTVLETGRPVEILRREAQDAEQVVLGSRGRGGFTGLLLGSVSLALAGRVAAPVVVVRGAQERTYNEVVVGFDTSPHSAAVLEYAFEEAARRGARLHAIHTWQMPVVGQGATVYTPLFEEISAAGRRIAADTLTPWREKHPEVEVEETVVCGHPVAVVCEASEAADLVVVGSRGLGRLSSAVLGSVSHGILHHARCPVAIVPAREEA, from the coding sequence ATGACAGCGCATGTAGTGGTGGGCGTGGACGGCTCACCTTCCTCGCAGGCCGCGGTCGAATGGGCCACCGACGACGCCGTGCGGCGCGGATGTGCCCTGCGGATCGTCCAGGTGTGCGAGCCGTGGATCTACGACATCCCGCTCCAGACCCCGCCGGGCTTCCGCGACTCGGTGACCGAGTCCTGCCAGGGCGTGCTGGAGAACGCGGCCCGCCTGGCGCGCGAGCGCGCCCCGGGGATCGAGGGCGATACCGTGCTGGAGACGGGCCGCCCGGTCGAGATCCTCCGGCGTGAGGCCCAGGACGCCGAGCAGGTCGTGCTGGGCAGCCGGGGCCGCGGCGGGTTCACCGGGCTGCTGCTCGGCTCGGTCTCCCTCGCCCTGGCCGGGCGCGTGGCCGCGCCGGTCGTGGTCGTCAGAGGGGCACAGGAGCGGACCTACAACGAGGTCGTGGTCGGCTTCGACACCTCGCCCCATTCGGCGGCGGTCCTGGAGTACGCCTTCGAGGAGGCCGCCCGGCGCGGTGCCCGGCTGCACGCGATCCACACCTGGCAGATGCCCGTGGTGGGACAGGGGGCCACTGTCTACACGCCGCTGTTCGAGGAGATCTCCGCCGCCGGGCGGCGCATCGCGGCGGACACGCTCACTCCCTGGCGGGAGAAGCACCCGGAGGTGGAAGTCGAGGAGACGGTGGTCTGCGGGCATCCCGTCGCCGTCGTCTGCGAGGCATCGGAGGCCGCGGACCTGGTCGTCGTCGGTTCGCGGGGACTGGGCCGGCTCAGCTCGGCCGTACTGGGGTCGGTGAGCCACGGGATCCTGCACCACGCCCGCTGCCCCGTCGCGATCGTGCCCGCCCGGGAGGAGGCATGA
- a CDS encoding CBS domain-containing protein, with product MMDVRELTVAQVMSRTLVAVEPDESPLMAWEIMRRAGVHHLPVVDRRGCLRGVLTREDLTARWSGGPAEQSRARVHPLLAEHRCPHTTLDARLADAAEAMIGAGVDALPVLGESNKLVGMVTATDVLRAVAGRLAGSQETPELLTGMFRLVPVMPHAPGE from the coding sequence ATGATGGACGTACGCGAGCTCACGGTTGCGCAGGTGATGAGCCGGACGCTGGTCGCCGTCGAGCCCGATGAGTCCCCGCTGATGGCGTGGGAGATCATGCGCCGCGCGGGTGTCCACCACCTGCCGGTCGTCGACAGGCGCGGTTGCCTGCGGGGCGTGCTGACCCGGGAGGACCTCACCGCCCGCTGGTCCGGCGGCCCGGCCGAGCAGTCACGCGCGCGGGTCCACCCGCTGCTGGCCGAGCATCGCTGCCCGCACACCACGCTCGACGCGCGCCTGGCCGACGCCGCGGAGGCCATGATCGGCGCGGGTGTCGACGCGCTCCCGGTCCTGGGGGAGTCGAACAAGCTGGTGGGGATGGTGACGGCCACCGACGTGCTGCGGGCCGTGGCCGGCCGTCTCGCCGGGTCACAGGAGACTCCGGAGCTGCTGACGGGGATGTTCCGCCTGGTCCCGGTCATGCCCCACGCCCCAGGGGAATGA
- a CDS encoding universal stress protein, which produces MRREIVVAFDGSPQSRTAVEWAARECGTGRAELTICHVWDGPHAEREAAITGQVRRLAGRTLIEGVELAEKLLPGRAVRSILARGTPGPELVSLSRAAEMLVVGCRGLGGVAGLLLGSVSAHVAAHTLCPVLAVRRADPASPPSPGDVVVGVDGSACSAAALRFALGHARVHRLPVHVIHARKGTSPRSGWEVERWLAETMASLSGDHSGVTVTAGTVRGSPLPALLTRSRQARLLVVGSRGLGCVRARVLGSVSQELLHRASCPVAVVKPHDQ; this is translated from the coding sequence ATGAGGCGAGAGATCGTCGTCGCCTTCGACGGATCACCGCAGAGCCGTACCGCCGTCGAATGGGCGGCGCGGGAGTGCGGGACAGGCCGGGCGGAGCTGACCATCTGCCACGTCTGGGACGGCCCCCACGCCGAGCGCGAGGCGGCGATCACCGGGCAGGTGCGCAGGCTGGCGGGCCGGACCCTGATCGAGGGAGTGGAACTGGCTGAGAAACTGCTGCCCGGCCGGGCCGTGCGGTCGATTCTGGCCCGGGGGACTCCGGGGCCGGAACTGGTCTCGCTCAGCCGGGCGGCGGAGATGCTGGTCGTCGGTTGCCGGGGGCTCGGCGGGGTCGCCGGACTGCTGCTCGGCTCGGTGAGCGCCCACGTCGCCGCCCACACGCTCTGCCCCGTGCTGGCCGTACGGCGGGCCGATCCGGCATCACCGCCGTCTCCGGGGGACGTCGTGGTGGGGGTTGACGGATCCGCCTGCTCGGCGGCGGCGCTGAGGTTCGCGCTGGGGCATGCCCGGGTTCACCGGCTGCCGGTACACGTAATCCACGCGCGGAAGGGCACCTCGCCACGGTCCGGATGGGAGGTCGAGCGCTGGCTCGCCGAGACCATGGCCTCGCTGTCCGGCGACCATTCCGGCGTGACCGTCACGGCCGGCACGGTCAGGGGATCGCCGCTTCCCGCCCTGCTGACCCGTAGCCGTCAGGCACGGCTCCTGGTCGTCGGGTCCCGGGGACTGGGCTGCGTCCGGGCACGGGTTCTCGGCTCGGTGAGCCAGGAGCTGCTCCACCGAGCCTCATGCCCGGTGGCCGTCGTCAAACCGCACGATCAATAA
- a CDS encoding universal stress protein — protein sequence MSSNDTSQPVGPDTHEGSSPIVVAVDGSADADRAVRWAADDAFRRRSPLRIVHVVERGPYDIHRFAAPERPDTMVMNGRKVLAEAEQTARRRQPSVEVSTELIEGNLTRTLCEQAAGAAAIVLGSRGLGGFAGALLGSVSTHVAGHAHGPVVVVRPGGETVHREVVVGVDDSPRCEPALAYAFEQARLRGCALRAVHAWQLPVHAFAPEISYDMDEIRQAQHRVVKERLAAWQEKFPEVEVVEDVHSAHPVDALTSASTRADLVVVGSRGMGAVGSLLLGSVSRGVLHHAHGPVAVVRS from the coding sequence ATGTCCTCCAACGACACCAGCCAGCCGGTCGGTCCGGACACGCACGAGGGTTCCTCGCCGATCGTCGTCGCGGTGGACGGTTCGGCCGATGCGGACAGAGCGGTGAGATGGGCCGCCGACGACGCCTTCCGCAGGCGGTCGCCGCTACGGATCGTGCACGTCGTGGAGCGCGGTCCCTATGACATTCACCGGTTCGCCGCCCCCGAGCGGCCCGACACGATGGTCATGAACGGGCGGAAAGTATTGGCCGAGGCCGAGCAGACGGCGCGAAGGCGTCAGCCGTCCGTCGAGGTGAGCACCGAACTGATTGAGGGAAACCTGACCAGGACCCTGTGCGAACAGGCCGCGGGCGCCGCGGCGATCGTGCTCGGCAGCAGAGGCCTGGGCGGCTTCGCCGGAGCACTGCTCGGATCGGTGAGCACGCACGTGGCCGGCCACGCCCACGGCCCGGTGGTCGTCGTCCGCCCCGGCGGGGAGACGGTGCACCGCGAGGTGGTCGTCGGCGTCGACGACTCCCCGCGGTGCGAGCCCGCTCTGGCCTACGCCTTCGAGCAGGCCAGGCTGCGCGGCTGCGCCCTGCGCGCTGTCCACGCCTGGCAGTTGCCGGTGCACGCCTTCGCGCCCGAGATCTCCTACGACATGGACGAGATCCGCCAGGCACAGCACCGGGTGGTCAAGGAGCGGCTCGCCGCCTGGCAGGAGAAGTTCCCCGAGGTGGAAGTGGTGGAGGACGTCCACAGCGCGCACCCCGTCGACGCTCTCACCAGCGCCTCCACCAGAGCCGACCTGGTCGTCGTGGGCTCACGGGGGATGGGCGCGGTCGGCTCACTGCTGCTGGGCTCCGTCAGCCGGGGCGTGCTGCACCACGCCCACGGCCCGGTGGCGGTCGTCCGATCCTGA
- a CDS encoding heavy metal translocating P-type ATPase — translation MRRFATIALLLVTTTGLLAGLMLRLAGAEAAGDIVWTVVIGAAVVPATGWVISALRSGRLGVDAIAVLALAGALAVREYLAGALIGVMLATGRALEDYALHRARRDLNALYERAPHSARRFEDGVPRLVPVEQVCPGDLLLVPSGEIVPVDGVVAGDLALLDESALTGESMPVEHAAGEGVRSGVVNAGAAFDLRATRTAADSTYAGVVRLARQTETDSAPVVRLADRFAAWFLPTTLLLAAAAWLLSGEPVRAVAVLVVATPCPLLLAAPAAIASGLSRTARHGVVVKGGGALERLGQARTLILDKTGTLTAGRPQVVDVVAAPGARAEDVLFLAAAVDQMSSHVLAAAIVEAARAHRAALPQPAEVREKAGTGTTGLVEGHRIEVGKAAAPSRSEWERAQRARAALDGAMTVWVTVDGQAAGVILLRDAIRADAARTLRRLRTAGIRRVIMLTGDRAEVAESVGIVLGVDQVLAEQTPAAKVGAVRQEAARAVTVMVGDGINDAPALAAADVGVAMGARGSAASTQAADVVLTTDRLDRLADAMDVARRSRRIAVQSAATGMALSLLAMAAAAAGALPPAAGALLQEAIDITVIVNALRALRPARGTRAVVTSATETLLRRFEAEHSTLRPPLELIRETADELGEIPSAAGLDRLREVHRFLTERLLPHERAEEQRLYPAMGQVLGSPEVTMTMSRAHAEIERLVRRLGNHLTLAEAEGLRLEQLDDLRACLYGLHAVLILHFDQEEEAYFSLAAGSPA, via the coding sequence ATGAGACGGTTCGCCACCATTGCCCTTCTCCTGGTCACCACGACCGGATTACTGGCCGGACTCATGCTGCGCCTGGCCGGTGCGGAGGCGGCCGGTGACATCGTGTGGACGGTGGTCATCGGCGCGGCCGTGGTGCCCGCGACCGGATGGGTGATCTCGGCGTTGCGCAGCGGCCGGCTGGGCGTGGACGCCATCGCCGTACTCGCCTTGGCCGGAGCGCTCGCCGTACGGGAGTACCTTGCCGGCGCATTGATCGGCGTGATGCTTGCGACCGGCCGGGCGCTGGAGGACTACGCTCTGCACCGGGCCAGGCGTGACCTGAATGCCCTGTATGAACGCGCGCCGCATTCGGCCCGGCGCTTCGAGGACGGGGTGCCTCGCCTCGTGCCGGTCGAACAGGTGTGCCCTGGCGACCTGCTGCTGGTCCCCAGCGGAGAGATCGTCCCCGTCGACGGGGTGGTGGCGGGTGATCTCGCATTGCTGGACGAGTCGGCGCTGACGGGGGAGTCGATGCCGGTGGAGCACGCCGCGGGCGAAGGCGTGCGCAGCGGCGTGGTGAACGCCGGTGCCGCCTTCGACCTGCGGGCCACCCGGACCGCGGCGGACAGTACCTATGCGGGAGTGGTCCGGCTGGCGCGGCAGACTGAAACCGACAGCGCACCCGTCGTACGGCTCGCCGACCGGTTCGCCGCCTGGTTCCTGCCGACCACGCTCCTGCTGGCGGCCGCCGCCTGGTTGCTGTCCGGCGAGCCGGTGCGGGCCGTCGCCGTGCTGGTCGTCGCCACCCCCTGCCCGCTGTTGCTCGCCGCACCCGCGGCCATCGCCTCCGGGCTGTCTCGCACGGCGCGACACGGGGTGGTGGTGAAGGGGGGCGGAGCCTTGGAGAGGCTGGGCCAGGCCCGCACCCTCATCCTGGACAAAACCGGCACGCTGACCGCCGGACGGCCGCAGGTGGTCGACGTCGTGGCCGCTCCTGGCGCCCGCGCCGAGGACGTACTGTTCCTGGCCGCCGCAGTGGACCAGATGTCCTCCCACGTGCTCGCCGCCGCGATCGTCGAGGCCGCCCGCGCGCACCGGGCCGCACTGCCGCAACCGGCCGAGGTCCGGGAGAAGGCGGGTACCGGAACCACGGGGCTGGTGGAGGGGCACCGGATAGAGGTCGGCAAGGCCGCGGCCCCCTCCCGTTCGGAGTGGGAGCGGGCCCAGCGGGCGCGGGCCGCGCTGGACGGCGCAATGACCGTCTGGGTGACGGTGGACGGCCAGGCCGCCGGAGTAATCTTGCTCCGCGACGCCATACGGGCCGACGCGGCACGGACCCTGCGACGGCTGCGCACCGCCGGGATCAGGCGAGTGATCATGCTCACTGGGGACCGGGCCGAGGTCGCCGAAAGCGTGGGAATCGTACTGGGCGTCGACCAGGTGCTGGCTGAACAGACCCCCGCCGCCAAAGTCGGGGCGGTACGGCAGGAGGCGGCCAGGGCGGTGACCGTGATGGTGGGCGACGGGATCAACGACGCCCCGGCCCTGGCGGCGGCCGACGTCGGGGTGGCGATGGGCGCCCGGGGTTCGGCCGCCTCCACCCAGGCTGCCGACGTGGTGCTCACCACCGACCGCCTGGACCGGCTCGCCGACGCCATGGACGTCGCCCGCCGCTCCCGCCGTATCGCCGTGCAGAGCGCCGCCACGGGGATGGCGCTGTCACTGCTGGCCATGGCGGCCGCTGCGGCCGGAGCACTGCCGCCCGCGGCCGGTGCCCTCCTGCAAGAGGCCATCGACATCACGGTGATCGTCAACGCGCTACGGGCGTTGCGCCCCGCCCGGGGAACCCGGGCGGTGGTCACCTCTGCCACCGAAACCCTGCTCCGCCGCTTCGAGGCGGAGCACTCCACGCTGCGACCGCCCCTGGAACTGATCCGCGAAACGGCCGACGAACTGGGCGAAATTCCCTCTGCGGCGGGCCTGGACCGGCTGCGGGAGGTTCATCGCTTCCTCACCGAACGCCTGCTGCCCCATGAACGGGCCGAGGAACAGCGACTGTATCCGGCCATGGGGCAGGTGCTGGGCAGCCCCGAGGTCACGATGACGATGAGCAGGGCGCACGCCGAGATCGAACGTCTCGTACGTCGCCTGGGGAATCACCTCACTCTCGCCGAGGCCGAGGGGTTGCGCCTGGAACAGCTTGACGACCTGCGTGCCTGCCTCTACGGTCTGCACGCCGTCCTGATCCTCCATTTCGACCAGGAGGAGGAGGCCTACTTCTCCCTGGCCGCCGGCTCACCGGCGTGA
- a CDS encoding CBS domain-containing protein, whose amino-acid sequence MKISDVMGTRAVAVRPEASFSEIVEAMRRFKVGALTVIDADGHPIGVVSDDDLLLKETDSTSAGSVFDSHRRRQEHHKAAGITAREVMTTPAITVTKDTTVRDAAQLMHRYRIKQLPVIEPATGRLVGTVHQSDLLKVFTRPAEEIDREITEICDRLYVDREHLTVDIEAGVVTLTGHVGFRSQISRLVAAVHGIEGVLDVDNRLAYRSDDLAPFPPLL is encoded by the coding sequence ATGAAGATCTCAGATGTCATGGGCACCAGAGCGGTCGCGGTGCGGCCGGAGGCGTCCTTCTCCGAGATCGTCGAGGCCATGCGGCGTTTCAAGGTCGGTGCGCTCACCGTCATCGACGCCGATGGGCACCCCATCGGCGTGGTCTCCGATGATGACCTGCTGCTCAAGGAGACCGACTCCACATCTGCGGGCAGTGTCTTCGACAGCCATCGCAGACGCCAGGAGCATCATAAAGCCGCAGGCATCACAGCCCGAGAGGTGATGACCACCCCAGCGATCACGGTCACGAAGGACACCACCGTCCGGGACGCGGCACAGCTGATGCACCGCTACCGGATCAAGCAGCTTCCCGTGATCGAGCCGGCCACCGGACGTCTCGTCGGAACCGTGCACCAGAGCGATCTGTTGAAGGTCTTCACCCGCCCCGCCGAGGAGATCGACCGCGAGATCACCGAGATCTGCGACCGCCTCTACGTCGACCGGGAGCACCTGACGGTCGACATCGAGGCGGGTGTGGTCACGCTGACGGGTCATGTCGGCTTCCGCTCGCAGATCTCCCGCCTGGTCGCGGCCGTCCACGGGATCGAGGGCGTCCTCGACGTGGACAACCGCCTGGCCTACCGATCCGACGACCTGGCCCCCTTCCCGCCCCTTCTGTGA
- a CDS encoding Acg family FMN-binding oxidoreductase, whose protein sequence is MSARTSEEIASAIHTAVQAAVWAPSVHNTQPWSFAVDGEEISLRADSDRKLRLGDPAGRELLISCGAALMNLRLALRVLGWEPRVRVLPDPDRPALLATVRMGEAVVADEHTRLLHGEIERRRTHRAGFTELPVPDRLVEALVAQAEAEGARLTPVRSEAAVRVLAALTCAAQDVQAQDRLLTLEMISWAQPPGSSRKEGVPAEGYPREPRRTDPHFAQRDYAHGHPWGSGADQFFSASTGTVAVLTTPADSREDWIAAGQALQRVLLHASAYDVGAAFHTQALETFHLREFLRQELLSGRHPQMIMRLGYTSDDSAGVRRPVTDVLQERRPN, encoded by the coding sequence ATGAGCGCCCGCACGAGCGAGGAGATCGCCTCGGCGATCCACACGGCGGTGCAGGCCGCCGTGTGGGCGCCGTCGGTGCACAACACCCAGCCGTGGTCCTTCGCCGTCGACGGCGAGGAGATCTCCCTGCGGGCCGACAGCGACAGGAAGCTGCGGCTCGGCGACCCCGCGGGCCGGGAGCTGCTGATCAGCTGCGGTGCCGCCCTGATGAACCTGCGGCTCGCGCTGCGCGTGCTCGGCTGGGAGCCGCGGGTGCGGGTGCTGCCCGACCCCGACCGTCCCGCCCTGCTGGCGACGGTGCGGATGGGGGAGGCCGTCGTCGCCGACGAGCACACCCGGCTGCTGCACGGTGAGATCGAGCGCCGCCGCACCCACCGCGCCGGCTTCACCGAGCTGCCCGTGCCGGACCGTCTGGTCGAGGCGCTGGTGGCCCAGGCGGAGGCCGAGGGGGCGCGGCTGACGCCGGTCCGCTCGGAGGCCGCGGTCCGGGTGCTCGCCGCCCTCACCTGCGCCGCCCAGGACGTGCAGGCCCAGGACCGGCTGCTGACCCTGGAGATGATCAGCTGGGCCCAGCCGCCGGGAAGCTCCCGCAAGGAGGGGGTCCCGGCCGAGGGCTATCCCCGCGAGCCCCGACGGACCGACCCGCACTTCGCCCAGCGCGACTACGCCCACGGCCACCCCTGGGGCAGCGGTGCCGACCAGTTCTTCTCCGCCTCCACCGGGACCGTGGCGGTGCTGACCACGCCGGCCGACTCCCGCGAGGACTGGATCGCGGCCGGTCAGGCGCTGCAGCGCGTCCTGCTGCACGCCTCCGCCTACGACGTCGGCGCGGCCTTCCACACCCAGGCGCTGGAGACGTTCCACCTGCGGGAGTTCCTACGGCAGGAACTGCTGTCCGGCCGGCACCCTCAAATGATCATGCGTCTGGGCTACACCTCCGACGACAGCGCGGGCGTCCGGCGGCCGGTCACCGACGTGCTGCAAGAACGCCGACCCAACTGA
- a CDS encoding zinc-dependent alcohol dehydrogenase family protein, which yields MRGAVLYAPGDVRVEERADPEIIEPTDAVIRLTATCVCGSDLWPWRGVDEVRDQPMGHEYVGVVEQVGDEVKNIKVGDFVVGSFFASDNTCEICQAGYQSRCVHAELMNNIGTQAQRARVPLADGTLVATPGMPEPDLIPSFLAASDVLGTGWFAAVAAEAGPGKTVAVVGDGAVGLLGVLAAKQLGAERIVVFSRHRDRQELAVEFGATDIITERGDEGVAKLKELTGGLGAHSVIEAVGTQESMMQAIRSTRPGGHVGYVGVSHGVELPGEELFFSGVHLHGGPAPVRRFLPELMRLIWDRKINPGKVFDLELPLEEAAEGYRAMDERRAIKVLLRP from the coding sequence ATGCGTGGAGCAGTCCTGTACGCCCCGGGTGACGTGCGCGTCGAGGAGCGCGCCGATCCGGAGATCATCGAGCCGACCGACGCGGTCATCCGGCTGACGGCGACCTGCGTCTGCGGGTCGGACCTGTGGCCGTGGCGCGGCGTCGATGAGGTCCGCGACCAGCCGATGGGCCATGAGTACGTCGGCGTGGTCGAACAGGTCGGCGACGAGGTCAAGAACATCAAGGTCGGCGACTTCGTCGTCGGCTCCTTCTTCGCCTCCGACAACACCTGTGAGATCTGCCAGGCCGGCTACCAGTCCCGCTGCGTGCACGCCGAGCTGATGAACAACATCGGCACCCAGGCGCAGCGGGCCCGCGTCCCGCTGGCCGACGGCACCCTGGTCGCCACCCCCGGCATGCCGGAGCCCGACCTGATCCCGTCGTTCCTGGCCGCCTCCGACGTGCTGGGCACCGGCTGGTTCGCCGCGGTCGCGGCCGAGGCCGGGCCCGGCAAGACGGTCGCGGTCGTCGGCGACGGCGCGGTCGGCCTGCTTGGCGTGCTGGCGGCCAAGCAGCTCGGCGCCGAGCGGATCGTCGTCTTCAGCCGGCACCGGGACCGGCAGGAGCTCGCAGTCGAGTTCGGCGCCACTGACATCATCACCGAGCGCGGCGATGAGGGCGTGGCCAAGCTCAAGGAGCTCACCGGCGGCCTCGGCGCGCACTCGGTCATCGAGGCGGTCGGCACGCAGGAGTCGATGATGCAGGCCATCCGCTCCACCCGCCCCGGCGGGCACGTCGGCTACGTCGGTGTGTCCCACGGTGTCGAGCTGCCCGGCGAGGAGCTGTTCTTCTCCGGGGTGCACCTGCACGGCGGCCCCGCCCCGGTGCGTCGCTTCCTGCCGGAGCTGATGCGGCTGATCTGGGACCGGAAGATCAACCCCGGCAAGGTCTTCGACCTCGAACTGCCCCTGGAGGAGGCCGCCGAAGGCTACCGGGCCATGGACGAGCGCCGCGCCATCAAGGTGCTCCTGCGTCCATAG
- a CDS encoding helix-turn-helix transcriptional regulator: protein MGNRDDIRDFLAGRRAKITPERVGLLPGGGRRRVPGLRREEVAVLAGVSTEWYTRLEKGHITGVSEEVLEAVARALRLDDAERAHLFDLARSANAGHRARHGARRRPARTVRPGLQRMLDAMSDAPAIIRNSRMDILAANPLGRAMYWPVFQDPDLTAGQGLGRGGSRARPANIARFQFLDPAGPDFFPDWDTSADITVALLRTEAGRDPYDKDLTDLIGELSTRSTDFRTRWARHNVRLHHFGTKSFHHPAVGDLTLDFESMDLQADQGLNLTVYTAAPGASSHDALRLLASWAATLAPTGSHPPRHGDRPQDAAPHRPDTPGVS from the coding sequence GTGGGCAATCGAGACGACATCCGCGACTTCCTCGCCGGCCGACGCGCCAAGATCACGCCGGAACGGGTCGGGCTTCTCCCCGGTGGAGGCCGCCGCCGGGTCCCCGGACTGCGCCGCGAGGAAGTCGCTGTGCTGGCAGGCGTGAGCACCGAGTGGTACACCCGCCTTGAGAAAGGCCACATCACCGGCGTCTCCGAGGAGGTCCTCGAGGCCGTCGCCCGCGCGCTCCGCCTCGACGACGCCGAACGCGCTCACCTGTTCGACCTGGCCCGCAGCGCCAACGCCGGACACCGCGCCCGGCACGGCGCCCGCCGCCGCCCCGCCCGCACGGTCCGGCCCGGTCTGCAGCGCATGCTGGACGCCATGAGCGATGCCCCCGCGATCATCCGCAACAGCCGCATGGACATCCTGGCCGCCAACCCGCTCGGCCGCGCCATGTACTGGCCCGTCTTCCAGGACCCCGACCTCACCGCAGGTCAGGGCCTGGGCCGGGGTGGGTCGCGCGCCCGCCCCGCCAACATCGCGCGGTTTCAGTTCCTCGATCCCGCAGGCCCCGACTTCTTCCCCGACTGGGACACCTCCGCTGACATCACCGTCGCGCTGCTGCGCACCGAAGCCGGCCGAGACCCCTACGACAAGGACCTCACCGATCTGATCGGCGAACTGTCCACCCGCAGCACCGACTTCCGCACCCGCTGGGCCCGACACAACGTCCGCCTGCACCACTTCGGGACCAAGTCCTTCCATCACCCTGCCGTCGGCGACCTCACCCTCGACTTCGAGTCGATGGACCTGCAGGCCGACCAGGGCCTGAACTTGACCGTGTACACGGCCGCCCCCGGCGCCTCCTCCCACGACGCCCTCAGACTCCTCGCCAGCTGGGCCGCCACCCTCGCCCCCACCGGCAGCCACCCGCCCCGGCACGGCGACCGACCGCAAGACGCGGCCCCCCACAGACCTGACACACCAGGCGTTTCATGA
- a CDS encoding GlxA family transcriptional regulator has protein sequence MFRSVAAYAPQGVTALGLGIVNEIFCRPGFDFALCAERPGMLRTDLGLPLPVEHGLDRLADADLILALPGVEFRADPAQAVLAALRAAYGRGAMIAAHCVGVFLPAAAGLLDGLEATTHWRFAADLAARHPAVRVRPESLYVDQGRLVTGAGALAGVDLCLYLIRREYGAAHANAIARDLVTVPYRSGGQLQYLPAPVPAGADDVRLSEVIAWARANLGRRLSVDDLAARALMSRRSFARRFKAATGATPHAWLLTQRLNLAEELLETTDLPVESIAHQVGYAGAAVFREQFALRRGVPPRDYRRAFRQR, from the coding sequence ATGTTCCGATCGGTCGCCGCCTACGCGCCGCAGGGGGTCACCGCGCTGGGGCTGGGCATCGTGAACGAGATCTTCTGCCGCCCCGGCTTCGACTTCGCCCTCTGCGCCGAGCGGCCCGGCATGCTCCGCACCGACCTGGGCCTGCCCCTGCCGGTCGAGCACGGCCTGGACCGGCTCGCCGACGCCGATCTGATCCTGGCTCTGCCCGGGGTGGAGTTCCGCGCCGACCCGGCACAGGCCGTCCTGGCCGCCCTGCGCGCCGCGTACGGCCGGGGCGCGATGATCGCCGCGCACTGCGTCGGCGTGTTCCTGCCGGCCGCCGCCGGACTGCTCGACGGTCTGGAGGCGACCACCCACTGGCGCTTCGCCGCCGACCTGGCCGCCCGCCATCCGGCCGTGCGGGTCCGTCCCGAGTCCCTCTACGTCGACCAGGGCCGGCTCGTCACCGGTGCCGGTGCGCTGGCGGGCGTCGACCTCTGCCTCTACCTGATCCGTCGTGAGTACGGCGCCGCGCACGCCAACGCGATCGCCCGCGACCTGGTGACCGTGCCCTACCGCAGCGGGGGGCAGTTGCAGTACCTTCCCGCGCCCGTGCCGGCCGGCGCGGACGACGTGCGGCTGTCGGAGGTGATCGCCTGGGCCAGGGCCAACCTGGGCCGCCGCCTCTCCGTCGACGATCTCGCCGCCCGTGCCCTGATGAGCCGCCGCTCCTTCGCCCGCCGTTTCAAGGCCGCCACCGGCGCCACCCCGCATGCCTGGCTGCTGACCCAGCGCCTGAACCTCGCCGAAGAGCTCCTGGAGACCACCGACCTGCCCGTCGAGAGCATCGCCCACCAGGTCGGCTACGCCGGCGCCGCCGTGTTCCGGGAGCAGTTCGCGCTCCGCCGCGGCGTGCCGCCCCGCGACTACCGCAGGGCCTTCAGGCAGCGCTGA